The sequence CCTTCCTTGACGACGCGGACGTCCGCCTCATCGGCTGCGAGGCCGCCGGCGACGGGGTCGAGACCGGACGTCACGCCTCGACCATCACCGGTGGTCGCCCCGGAGTGCTCCACGGCTCGCGCTCGTACATTCTCCAGGACGAGGACGGGCAGACGCTGCCCTCGCACTCGATCTCCGCGGGTCTCGACTACCCGGGCGTCGGCCCTCAGCACTCGTGGCTCGCGGACATGGGCCGCGCCGAGTACTGGCCCATCACGGACGCCGAGGCCATGGACGCCTTCCGGCTGCTGTGCCGCACCGAGGGCATCATGCCGGCCATCGAGTCGTCGCATGCGCTCGCCGGTGCGATCAAGCTCGGCAAGGAGCTCGGTCCCGACGCGACCCTGCTGGTCACCCTCTCGGGACGCGGTGACAAGGACGTGGAGCAGGCGGCCCAGTGGTTCGCGATGATGCCGGGGGAGGACGCGTGACCGCTCTGGGAGACCGCCTCGATCAGATCAAGGCGGAGGGGCGTTCCGCGCTCATCGGCTACCTTCCCGTCGGGTTCCCCTCGGTCGAGGGCTCTGCTCGCGCGATGCGCGAGATGGTCGAGGCCGGAGTCGACATCGTCGAGGTCGGCCTGCCGTACTCGGACCCCGTCATGGACGGCGAGACCATCCAGCTCGCGGCTGAGGCCGCTCTCGCGCGCGGTACCCGCGTCGGCGACGTCTTCGAGGGCGTCCGCGCGGTCGTCGAGGCCGGTGCGGTGGCCGTCGTGATGAGCTACTGGAACCCGATCCTGCAGTATGGGCCCGCGCGATTCGCCGATGATCTTCTCGCTGCGGGCGGCTCTGGCGTCATCCTCCCCGACATCACGCCCGACGCGGGCTCCGGCTGGGCCGAGGTCGCCGCGTCGAGGGATCTCGACACGATCCACCTCGTCGCGCTCACGACCACGACCGAGCGCATGCACCTCACGTGCCAGGCATCGTCGGGCTTCGTCTACGCCGCGGCGCTCATGGGCGTCACCGGTGAGCGCTCGTCGATCGGTGGCGGCGTCGAGGAGCTCGTGGGCCGCGCACGCGACGCCGGCGCTCCCCGCGTGTGCGTCGGACTCGGCGTGAAGACGGGCGAGCACGCGGCGCAGGTCGCGAGCTACGCGGACGGTGTCATCGTCGGCTCGGCGCTCGTGCGCTGCCTCGCCGACCACCCGGACGACCTCGACGCCGGCATCGCGGCGCTCCGGGCCAAGACCGAAGAGCTTGCTGCCGGTGTGAGAGGACACGCGTGAGGGCTTCGATCCCCAGCCCACCACTCGAATGGTCGAGCTTCTCGATCGGCCCGCTGACCATCCACGCCTACGCGCTGTGGATCCTGCTCGGCATCTTCATCGCGCTGTGGCTC comes from Demequina sp. NBRC 110054 and encodes:
- the trpA gene encoding tryptophan synthase subunit alpha, which codes for MTALGDRLDQIKAEGRSALIGYLPVGFPSVEGSARAMREMVEAGVDIVEVGLPYSDPVMDGETIQLAAEAALARGTRVGDVFEGVRAVVEAGAVAVVMSYWNPILQYGPARFADDLLAAGGSGVILPDITPDAGSGWAEVAASRDLDTIHLVALTTTTERMHLTCQASSGFVYAAALMGVTGERSSIGGGVEELVGRARDAGAPRVCVGLGVKTGEHAAQVASYADGVIVGSALVRCLADHPDDLDAGIAALRAKTEELAAGVRGHA